One genomic segment of Desulfomicrobium sp. ZS1 includes these proteins:
- a CDS encoding conjugal transfer protein, whose product MRERVEWSIQVPIFRNPVILKQLGLAIGIPFGLIFVIMLASGASIADLRYPAILIGLLFFLTWLFIRIVWGGKYDAEFVIDGKGIRCRTAARQAKQNRIINGLTVVLGLLSGKPAAAGAGILAQSRQDVLVKWGSVKKIKELPHSNTIMVYGGFAQNIAVFCIPENYQQVREYITSKIRPGN is encoded by the coding sequence ATGCGCGAAAGAGTTGAGTGGTCGATACAAGTTCCAATCTTTCGCAACCCGGTCATCCTCAAGCAACTGGGGCTGGCCATCGGCATCCCCTTCGGACTGATTTTCGTGATCATGCTCGCAAGCGGGGCCTCGATCGCAGACCTCCGCTATCCGGCCATCCTCATCGGCCTGCTCTTCTTCCTGACCTGGCTCTTCATCAGAATCGTCTGGGGCGGCAAGTACGACGCCGAATTCGTCATCGACGGCAAGGGGATACGCTGCCGCACCGCCGCGCGTCAGGCCAAACAAAACCGCATCATCAACGGCCTCACCGTCGTGCTCGGTCTGCTTTCGGGAAAGCCTGCGGCGGCAGGAGCCGGAATCCTGGCCCAGTCGCGCCAGGACGTGCTGGTCAAATGGGGGAGCGTCAAAAAAATCAAAGAACTCCCCCACAGCAATACAATCATGGTCTATGGAGGATTTGCCCAGAACATCGCCGTCTTCTGCATTCCGGAAAATTATCAGCAGGTTCGCGAGTATATCACTTCCAAGATCCGACCTG